Proteins co-encoded in one Ziziphus jujuba cultivar Dongzao chromosome 9, ASM3175591v1 genomic window:
- the LOC107425914 gene encoding uncharacterized protein LOC107425914 isoform X1: MIEGFKFHRLLLVCGVLLAVTTRSHGEESSTCLTLYKEGGAPAVFQSPKCPRWKLSSYASRSPSTARCQSAMLQGRRKSQEDRTLCVLDLTVPFPGKVGIKEVTVGVVAVFDGHGGAEASEMASKLLLEYLILHTYFLLDATYSSVLKKSTGRLHNSREHHSLFQVINWDEVLGRYELDSGRFKHSLPANFDDSFYLEILKEALLRALHDIDATFSKEAYRKNIESGSTATVILLADGQILVANIGDSKAFLCSEKFHSPAEAKATYLRLYKRERRNGAISRVRNDDNFKLASTTGLVHLSVKELTSDHHPNRDDERLRVENAGGYVLEWGGVPRVNGRLAISRAIGDVSFKRYGVISAPELTDWQPLTANDSYLVAASDGVFEKLSLQDVCDLLWEVHEHSPQRLRLSSSCSYSLANCIVNAAFEEGSMDNMAAVVVPFVPSGFSENLWKDRLIQEGDLSCPVIGLQKSTYEFSANDVMSDIVQAEHAHPVMTKFDRLLVEGKHGYIGCFYLSENLSEHTDYIFQAQMVEHGLPKALPVALDQHFGGPLNLYHDHSLCMDLGMTVDGDKNQCISAEGFASFLGMLQSIPFHGAGSDNGSFEYAMPDLRYVLKKKFGRGSYGEVWLAFHWNCFQGSNSSDWSGKNKNISFNSIHFDTNMWNNSSFTQNYHDDPLSDNLFILKRIMVERGAAVYLSGLREKYFGEVFLNASKCLGGFLSAETSTSVLKKSHLGFKHLLDSNDRTVHETEDSWSSPNKTPNEFKPQNAFSEEGLNHIARYVESFESRSNEIWLVFHYEGVSLSKIMYTVEEVDTNADEERAEKVKHVHMLHPSNWWHWLKTTEAGKEEMRSLIWQLLIALKSCHDRNITHRDIKPENMVICFEDHETGRCLKGIPNGDKNFTTKMRIIDFGSAIDEFTMKHLYGSTGPSRAEQTNEYTPPEALLHASWYQGPISRTLKYDMWSVGVVILELILGSPNAFQISAYTRALLDQQLDGWSEGLKELAHKLRSFMELCILVPGVYSRHHRTMGQVGVSPASWKCSEEFFSIQIKSRDPLKLGFPNVWLLRLVRHLLHWDPEERLSVDEALQHPYFQPSPKG; encoded by the exons ATGATCGAAGGATTTAAATTTCATCGATTGCTATTGGTATGCGGGGTGCTACTAGCCGTTACGACGCGGTCTCACGGAGAAGAATCGTCGACATGCTTGACGCTGTACAAAGAAGGAGGTGCTCCGGCGGTGTTTCAATCCCCAAAATGTCCTCGCTGGAAGCTTTCCAGTTACGCTTCCCGTTCTCCAAGCACCGCGCGTTGTCAATCCGCCATGCTTCAAGGACGAAGAAAATCCCAGGAGGATCGCACTCTCTGTGTTCTCGACCTCACCGTTCCTTTCCCTG GTAAAGTGGGGATTAAGGAGGTTACGGTTGGAGTTGTGGCTGTTTTTGATGGTCATGGTGGTGCAGAAGCTAGTGAGATGGCATCGAAGCTCTTGTTGGagtatttgattttacacactTATTTCCTTCTGGATGCAACATATTCTTCTGTATTGAAGAAATCCACAGGAAGACTGCATAATAGTAGAGAACATCATTCTTTGTTTCAAGTTATTAATTGGGATGAAGTACTAGGTCGTTATGAGTTGGACAGTGGAAG GTTTAAGCATTCACTGCCAGCCAATTTTGATGATTCTTTTTACTTGGAAATTTTAAAGGAAGCTTTGTTGAGGGCATTGCATGACATTGATGCGACATTTTCAAAG GAAGCatatagaaaaaatatagaGTCGGGTTCTACTGCCACAGTTATATTACTAGCAGATGGGCAAATTTTAGTCGCGAATATCGGAGATTCAAAGGCATTTTTGTGTTCTGAAAAATTCCACTCTCCTGCAGAGGCTAaag CCACCTATTTGAGGTTATATAAACGGGAAAGACGTAATGGTGCTATTTCACGTGTAAGAAATGATGATAACTTTaaattggcttccaccactggACTGGTGCATCTTTCTGTGAAGGAATTAACAAGCGATCATCATCCCAATAGAGATGATGAAAGACTTAGGGTAGAAAATGCTGGTGGTTATGTTCTTGAATGGGGTGGTGTGCCTCGAGTAAATGGTCGGCTGGCTATTTCTCGGGCTATTGGTGATGTATCCTTTAAAAG GTATGGTGTTATATCTGCTCCAGAATTGACAGATTGGCAACCACTGACTGCCAATGATAGCTATCTGGTGGCTGCATCCGATGGAGTTTTTGAGAAGTTGAGCTTGCAAGATGTTTGTGATTTATTGTGGGAAGTTCATGAACATAGTCCCCAAAGATTGCGTCTCTCTTCTTCATGTTCATATTCATTAGCTAATTGCATTGTAAATGCTGCTTTTGAAGAGGGCAGTATGGATAACATGGCAGCTGTTGTGGTTCCATTCGTTCCTTCTGGTTTCTCTGAGAACTTGTGGAAGGATAGATTAATTCAAGAAGGAGACCTAAGTTGTCCTGTAATAGGGTTACAGAAGTCAACCTATGAATTTTCAG CTAATGATGTCATGTCTGATATTGTTCAAGCGGAGCATGCTCATCCAGTTATGACCAAGTTTGACAGGTTATTG GTGGAAGGGAAACATGGCTATATTGGATGTTTTTATTTATCTGAGAACCTTAGTGAACATACAGATTACATATTTCAAGCTCAAATGGTTGAACATGGCCTACCTAAGGCTCTTCCTGTGGCCCTTGACCAACATTTTG GTGGACCTTTAAACTTGTACCATGACCACAGTTTGTGCATGGACCTTGGAATGACTGTAGATGGTGATAAAAATCAGTGCATAAGTGCTGAAGGGTTTGCTAGTTTCCTTGGTATGCTTCAATCAATTCCTTTCCATGGTGCTGGTTCTGATAATGGTTCATTTGAGTATGCAATGCCGGACCTAAG GTATGTtctaaagaagaaatttggTCGTGGATCATATGGTGAGGTTTGGCTAGCTTTTCATTGGAACTGTTTTCAAGGCAGCAACTCTTCAGATTGGAGTGGGAAAAACAAGAATATCTCATTTAATTCTATTCATTTTGACACAAACATGTGGAATAATAGCTCCTTTACTCAAAATTATCACGATGATCCTCTTAGTGACAACTTGTTCATTTTGAAACGCATAATG GTGGAGAGAGGAGCTGCTGTTTATTTGAGCGGTCTACGTGAAAAGTATTTTGGAGAAGTTTTTCTTAATGCTTCTAAGTGTCTTGGTGGTTTTCTATCAGCCGAAACATCAACCTCCGTCCTGAAAAAATCACATTTAGGCTTCAAGCACCTGTTAGATTCGAATGATAGAACGGTCCATGAAACAGAAGACAGTTGGAGTTCTCCAAATAAAACCCCAAACGAATTTAAACCACAGAATGCTTTCTCTGAAGAAGGTCTGAATCATATAGCTAGATATGTGGAGTCTTTTGAATCCAGATCTAATGAAATATGGCTTGTATTTCATTATGAGGGTGTGTCCTTGTCAAAGATTATGTATACTGTGGAAGAAGTTGATACTAACGCTGATGAAGAAAGGGCTGAGAAAGTGAAGCATGTCCACATGTTGCATCCATCAAATTGGTGGCATTGGTTGAAGACGACAGAGGCAGGAAAGGAGGAAATGCGAAGTCTTATATGGCAGTTG TTGATAGCCTTAAAGTCCTGTCATGATCGCAATATCACCCACAGAGATATAAAACCTG AGAACATGGTGATATGCTTTGAAGATCACGAAACAGGGAGATGCTTAAAAGGAATTCCGAATGGAGACAAGAACTTCACCACAAAAAT GCGCATTATTGACTTCGGAAGCGCAATAGATGAGTTCACAATGAAGCATTTGTATGGTTCAACTGGACCTTCTAg agCTGAACAAACTAATGAGTATACTCCTCCTGAAGCTTTACTTCATGCTAGTTGGTATCAGGGGCCAATAAGCAGAACTTTAAA GTATGATATGTGGAGTGTTGGTGTTGTGATCTTAGAGTTGATTTTAGGATCACCAAATGCTTTTCAGATTAGTGCTTACACTCGTGCTCTTTTAGACCAGCAGCTAGACGGTTGGAGTGAAGGCTTGAAGGAGCTTGCGCATAA
- the LOC107425914 gene encoding uncharacterized protein LOC107425914 isoform X3 yields MIEGFKFHRLLLVCGVLLAVTTRSHGEESSTCLTLYKEGGAPAVFQSPKCPRWKLSSYASRSPSTARCQSAMLQGRRKSQEDRTLCVLDLTVPFPGKVGIKEVTVGVVAVFDGHGGAEASEMASKLLLEYLILHTYFLLDATYSSVLKKSTGRLHNSREHHSLFQVINWDEVLGRYELDSGRFKHSLPANFDDSFYLEILKEALLRALHDIDATFSKEAYRKNIESGSTATVILLADGQILVANIGDSKAFLCSEKFHSPAEAKATYLRLYKRERRNGAISRVRNDDNFKLASTTGLVHLSVKELTSDHHPNRDDERLRVENAGGYVLEWGGVPRVNGRLAISRAIGDVSFKRYGVISAPELTDWQPLTANDSYLVAASDGVFEKLSLQDVCDLLWEVHEHSPQRLRLSSSCSYSLANCIVNAAFEEGSMDNMAAVVVPFVPSGFSENLWKDRLIQEGDLSCPVIGLQKSTYEFSAEHAHPVMTKFDRLLVEGKHGYIGCFYLSENLSEHTDYIFQAQMVEHGLPKALPVALDQHFGGPLNLYHDHSLCMDLGMTVDGDKNQCISAEGFASFLGMLQSIPFHGAGSDNGSFEYAMPDLRYVLKKKFGRGSYGEVWLAFHWNCFQGSNSSDWSGKNKNISFNSIHFDTNMWNNSSFTQNYHDDPLSDNLFILKRIMVERGAAVYLSGLREKYFGEVFLNASKCLGGFLSAETSTSVLKKSHLGFKHLLDSNDRTVHETEDSWSSPNKTPNEFKPQNAFSEEGLNHIARYVESFESRSNEIWLVFHYEGVSLSKIMYTVEEVDTNADEERAEKVKHVHMLHPSNWWHWLKTTEAGKEEMRSLIWQLLIALKSCHDRNITHRDIKPENMVICFEDHETGRCLKGIPNGDKNFTTKMRIIDFGSAIDEFTMKHLYGSTGPSRAEQTNEYTPPEALLHASWYQGPISRTLKYDMWSVGVVILELILGSPNAFQISAYTRALLDQQLDGWSEGLKELAHKLRSFMELCILVPGVYSRHHRTMGQVGVSPASWKCSEEFFSIQIKSRDPLKLGFPNVWLLRLVRHLLHWDPEERLSVDEALQHPYFQPSPKG; encoded by the exons ATGATCGAAGGATTTAAATTTCATCGATTGCTATTGGTATGCGGGGTGCTACTAGCCGTTACGACGCGGTCTCACGGAGAAGAATCGTCGACATGCTTGACGCTGTACAAAGAAGGAGGTGCTCCGGCGGTGTTTCAATCCCCAAAATGTCCTCGCTGGAAGCTTTCCAGTTACGCTTCCCGTTCTCCAAGCACCGCGCGTTGTCAATCCGCCATGCTTCAAGGACGAAGAAAATCCCAGGAGGATCGCACTCTCTGTGTTCTCGACCTCACCGTTCCTTTCCCTG GTAAAGTGGGGATTAAGGAGGTTACGGTTGGAGTTGTGGCTGTTTTTGATGGTCATGGTGGTGCAGAAGCTAGTGAGATGGCATCGAAGCTCTTGTTGGagtatttgattttacacactTATTTCCTTCTGGATGCAACATATTCTTCTGTATTGAAGAAATCCACAGGAAGACTGCATAATAGTAGAGAACATCATTCTTTGTTTCAAGTTATTAATTGGGATGAAGTACTAGGTCGTTATGAGTTGGACAGTGGAAG GTTTAAGCATTCACTGCCAGCCAATTTTGATGATTCTTTTTACTTGGAAATTTTAAAGGAAGCTTTGTTGAGGGCATTGCATGACATTGATGCGACATTTTCAAAG GAAGCatatagaaaaaatatagaGTCGGGTTCTACTGCCACAGTTATATTACTAGCAGATGGGCAAATTTTAGTCGCGAATATCGGAGATTCAAAGGCATTTTTGTGTTCTGAAAAATTCCACTCTCCTGCAGAGGCTAaag CCACCTATTTGAGGTTATATAAACGGGAAAGACGTAATGGTGCTATTTCACGTGTAAGAAATGATGATAACTTTaaattggcttccaccactggACTGGTGCATCTTTCTGTGAAGGAATTAACAAGCGATCATCATCCCAATAGAGATGATGAAAGACTTAGGGTAGAAAATGCTGGTGGTTATGTTCTTGAATGGGGTGGTGTGCCTCGAGTAAATGGTCGGCTGGCTATTTCTCGGGCTATTGGTGATGTATCCTTTAAAAG GTATGGTGTTATATCTGCTCCAGAATTGACAGATTGGCAACCACTGACTGCCAATGATAGCTATCTGGTGGCTGCATCCGATGGAGTTTTTGAGAAGTTGAGCTTGCAAGATGTTTGTGATTTATTGTGGGAAGTTCATGAACATAGTCCCCAAAGATTGCGTCTCTCTTCTTCATGTTCATATTCATTAGCTAATTGCATTGTAAATGCTGCTTTTGAAGAGGGCAGTATGGATAACATGGCAGCTGTTGTGGTTCCATTCGTTCCTTCTGGTTTCTCTGAGAACTTGTGGAAGGATAGATTAATTCAAGAAGGAGACCTAAGTTGTCCTGTAATAGGGTTACAGAAGTCAACCTATGAATTTTCAG CGGAGCATGCTCATCCAGTTATGACCAAGTTTGACAGGTTATTG GTGGAAGGGAAACATGGCTATATTGGATGTTTTTATTTATCTGAGAACCTTAGTGAACATACAGATTACATATTTCAAGCTCAAATGGTTGAACATGGCCTACCTAAGGCTCTTCCTGTGGCCCTTGACCAACATTTTG GTGGACCTTTAAACTTGTACCATGACCACAGTTTGTGCATGGACCTTGGAATGACTGTAGATGGTGATAAAAATCAGTGCATAAGTGCTGAAGGGTTTGCTAGTTTCCTTGGTATGCTTCAATCAATTCCTTTCCATGGTGCTGGTTCTGATAATGGTTCATTTGAGTATGCAATGCCGGACCTAAG GTATGTtctaaagaagaaatttggTCGTGGATCATATGGTGAGGTTTGGCTAGCTTTTCATTGGAACTGTTTTCAAGGCAGCAACTCTTCAGATTGGAGTGGGAAAAACAAGAATATCTCATTTAATTCTATTCATTTTGACACAAACATGTGGAATAATAGCTCCTTTACTCAAAATTATCACGATGATCCTCTTAGTGACAACTTGTTCATTTTGAAACGCATAATG GTGGAGAGAGGAGCTGCTGTTTATTTGAGCGGTCTACGTGAAAAGTATTTTGGAGAAGTTTTTCTTAATGCTTCTAAGTGTCTTGGTGGTTTTCTATCAGCCGAAACATCAACCTCCGTCCTGAAAAAATCACATTTAGGCTTCAAGCACCTGTTAGATTCGAATGATAGAACGGTCCATGAAACAGAAGACAGTTGGAGTTCTCCAAATAAAACCCCAAACGAATTTAAACCACAGAATGCTTTCTCTGAAGAAGGTCTGAATCATATAGCTAGATATGTGGAGTCTTTTGAATCCAGATCTAATGAAATATGGCTTGTATTTCATTATGAGGGTGTGTCCTTGTCAAAGATTATGTATACTGTGGAAGAAGTTGATACTAACGCTGATGAAGAAAGGGCTGAGAAAGTGAAGCATGTCCACATGTTGCATCCATCAAATTGGTGGCATTGGTTGAAGACGACAGAGGCAGGAAAGGAGGAAATGCGAAGTCTTATATGGCAGTTG TTGATAGCCTTAAAGTCCTGTCATGATCGCAATATCACCCACAGAGATATAAAACCTG AGAACATGGTGATATGCTTTGAAGATCACGAAACAGGGAGATGCTTAAAAGGAATTCCGAATGGAGACAAGAACTTCACCACAAAAAT GCGCATTATTGACTTCGGAAGCGCAATAGATGAGTTCACAATGAAGCATTTGTATGGTTCAACTGGACCTTCTAg agCTGAACAAACTAATGAGTATACTCCTCCTGAAGCTTTACTTCATGCTAGTTGGTATCAGGGGCCAATAAGCAGAACTTTAAA GTATGATATGTGGAGTGTTGGTGTTGTGATCTTAGAGTTGATTTTAGGATCACCAAATGCTTTTCAGATTAGTGCTTACACTCGTGCTCTTTTAGACCAGCAGCTAGACGGTTGGAGTGAAGGCTTGAAGGAGCTTGCGCATAA
- the LOC107425914 gene encoding uncharacterized protein LOC107425914 isoform X4, with protein MIEGFKFHRLLLVCGVLLAVTTRSHGEESSTCLTLYKEGGAPAVFQSPKCPRWKLSSYASRSPSTARCQSAMLQGRRKSQEDRTLCVLDLTVPFPGKVGIKEVTVGVVAVFDGHGGAEASEMASKLLLEYLILHTYFLLDATYSSVLKKSTGRLHNSREHHSLFQVINWDEVLGRYELDSGRFKHSLPANFDDSFYLEILKEALLRALHDIDATFSKEAYRKNIESGSTATVILLADGQILVANIGDSKAFLCSEKFHSPAEAKATYLRLYKRERRNGAISRVRNDDNFKLASTTGLVHLSVKELTSDHHPNRDDERLRVENAGGYVLEWGGVPRVNGRLAISRAIGDVSFKRYGVISAPELTDWQPLTANDSYLVAASDGVFEKLSLQDVCDLLWEVHEHSPQRLRLSSSCSYSLANCIVNAAFEEGSMDNMAAVVVPFVPSGFSENLWKDRLIQEGDLSCPVIGLQKSTYEFSANDVMSDIVQAEHAHPVMTKFDRLLVEGKHGYIGCFYLSENLSEHTDYIFQAQMVEHGLPKALPVALDQHFGGPLNLYHDHSLCMDLGMTVDGDKNQCISAEGFASFLGMLQSIPFHGAGSDNGSFEYAMPDLRYVLKKKFGRGSYGEVWLAFHWNCFQGSNSSDWSGKNKNISFNSIHFDTNMWNNSSFTQNYHDDPLSDNLFILKRIMVERGAAVYLSGLREKYFGEVFLNASKCLGGFLSAETSTSVLKKSHLGFKHLLDSNDRTVHETEDSWSSPNKTPNEFKPQNAFSEEGLNHIARYVESFESRSNEIWLVFHYEGVSLSKIMYTVEEVDTNADEERAEKVKHVHMLHPSNWWHWLKTTEAGKEEMRSLIWQLLIALKSCHDRNITHRDIKPENMVICFEDHETGRCLKGIPNGDKNFTTKMRIIDFGSAIDEFTMKHLYGSTGPSRAEQTNEYTPPEALLHASWYQGPISRTLKYDMWSVGVVILELILGSPNAFQISAYTRALLDQQLDGWSEGLKELAHKLEYHLLPGNAQKSSFPSKLRAEIPLNLGFQMFGFCGWCAIFYIGTLRRD; from the exons ATGATCGAAGGATTTAAATTTCATCGATTGCTATTGGTATGCGGGGTGCTACTAGCCGTTACGACGCGGTCTCACGGAGAAGAATCGTCGACATGCTTGACGCTGTACAAAGAAGGAGGTGCTCCGGCGGTGTTTCAATCCCCAAAATGTCCTCGCTGGAAGCTTTCCAGTTACGCTTCCCGTTCTCCAAGCACCGCGCGTTGTCAATCCGCCATGCTTCAAGGACGAAGAAAATCCCAGGAGGATCGCACTCTCTGTGTTCTCGACCTCACCGTTCCTTTCCCTG GTAAAGTGGGGATTAAGGAGGTTACGGTTGGAGTTGTGGCTGTTTTTGATGGTCATGGTGGTGCAGAAGCTAGTGAGATGGCATCGAAGCTCTTGTTGGagtatttgattttacacactTATTTCCTTCTGGATGCAACATATTCTTCTGTATTGAAGAAATCCACAGGAAGACTGCATAATAGTAGAGAACATCATTCTTTGTTTCAAGTTATTAATTGGGATGAAGTACTAGGTCGTTATGAGTTGGACAGTGGAAG GTTTAAGCATTCACTGCCAGCCAATTTTGATGATTCTTTTTACTTGGAAATTTTAAAGGAAGCTTTGTTGAGGGCATTGCATGACATTGATGCGACATTTTCAAAG GAAGCatatagaaaaaatatagaGTCGGGTTCTACTGCCACAGTTATATTACTAGCAGATGGGCAAATTTTAGTCGCGAATATCGGAGATTCAAAGGCATTTTTGTGTTCTGAAAAATTCCACTCTCCTGCAGAGGCTAaag CCACCTATTTGAGGTTATATAAACGGGAAAGACGTAATGGTGCTATTTCACGTGTAAGAAATGATGATAACTTTaaattggcttccaccactggACTGGTGCATCTTTCTGTGAAGGAATTAACAAGCGATCATCATCCCAATAGAGATGATGAAAGACTTAGGGTAGAAAATGCTGGTGGTTATGTTCTTGAATGGGGTGGTGTGCCTCGAGTAAATGGTCGGCTGGCTATTTCTCGGGCTATTGGTGATGTATCCTTTAAAAG GTATGGTGTTATATCTGCTCCAGAATTGACAGATTGGCAACCACTGACTGCCAATGATAGCTATCTGGTGGCTGCATCCGATGGAGTTTTTGAGAAGTTGAGCTTGCAAGATGTTTGTGATTTATTGTGGGAAGTTCATGAACATAGTCCCCAAAGATTGCGTCTCTCTTCTTCATGTTCATATTCATTAGCTAATTGCATTGTAAATGCTGCTTTTGAAGAGGGCAGTATGGATAACATGGCAGCTGTTGTGGTTCCATTCGTTCCTTCTGGTTTCTCTGAGAACTTGTGGAAGGATAGATTAATTCAAGAAGGAGACCTAAGTTGTCCTGTAATAGGGTTACAGAAGTCAACCTATGAATTTTCAG CTAATGATGTCATGTCTGATATTGTTCAAGCGGAGCATGCTCATCCAGTTATGACCAAGTTTGACAGGTTATTG GTGGAAGGGAAACATGGCTATATTGGATGTTTTTATTTATCTGAGAACCTTAGTGAACATACAGATTACATATTTCAAGCTCAAATGGTTGAACATGGCCTACCTAAGGCTCTTCCTGTGGCCCTTGACCAACATTTTG GTGGACCTTTAAACTTGTACCATGACCACAGTTTGTGCATGGACCTTGGAATGACTGTAGATGGTGATAAAAATCAGTGCATAAGTGCTGAAGGGTTTGCTAGTTTCCTTGGTATGCTTCAATCAATTCCTTTCCATGGTGCTGGTTCTGATAATGGTTCATTTGAGTATGCAATGCCGGACCTAAG GTATGTtctaaagaagaaatttggTCGTGGATCATATGGTGAGGTTTGGCTAGCTTTTCATTGGAACTGTTTTCAAGGCAGCAACTCTTCAGATTGGAGTGGGAAAAACAAGAATATCTCATTTAATTCTATTCATTTTGACACAAACATGTGGAATAATAGCTCCTTTACTCAAAATTATCACGATGATCCTCTTAGTGACAACTTGTTCATTTTGAAACGCATAATG GTGGAGAGAGGAGCTGCTGTTTATTTGAGCGGTCTACGTGAAAAGTATTTTGGAGAAGTTTTTCTTAATGCTTCTAAGTGTCTTGGTGGTTTTCTATCAGCCGAAACATCAACCTCCGTCCTGAAAAAATCACATTTAGGCTTCAAGCACCTGTTAGATTCGAATGATAGAACGGTCCATGAAACAGAAGACAGTTGGAGTTCTCCAAATAAAACCCCAAACGAATTTAAACCACAGAATGCTTTCTCTGAAGAAGGTCTGAATCATATAGCTAGATATGTGGAGTCTTTTGAATCCAGATCTAATGAAATATGGCTTGTATTTCATTATGAGGGTGTGTCCTTGTCAAAGATTATGTATACTGTGGAAGAAGTTGATACTAACGCTGATGAAGAAAGGGCTGAGAAAGTGAAGCATGTCCACATGTTGCATCCATCAAATTGGTGGCATTGGTTGAAGACGACAGAGGCAGGAAAGGAGGAAATGCGAAGTCTTATATGGCAGTTG TTGATAGCCTTAAAGTCCTGTCATGATCGCAATATCACCCACAGAGATATAAAACCTG AGAACATGGTGATATGCTTTGAAGATCACGAAACAGGGAGATGCTTAAAAGGAATTCCGAATGGAGACAAGAACTTCACCACAAAAAT GCGCATTATTGACTTCGGAAGCGCAATAGATGAGTTCACAATGAAGCATTTGTATGGTTCAACTGGACCTTCTAg agCTGAACAAACTAATGAGTATACTCCTCCTGAAGCTTTACTTCATGCTAGTTGGTATCAGGGGCCAATAAGCAGAACTTTAAA GTATGATATGTGGAGTGTTGGTGTTGTGATCTTAGAGTTGATTTTAGGATCACCAAATGCTTTTCAGATTAGTGCTTACACTCGTGCTCTTTTAGACCAGCAGCTAGACGGTTGGAGTGAAGGCTTGAAGGAGCTTGCGCATAA